AAACCAATGACTTTTGCCACTTGAGGATAGGTTAACGGATCACCGTGTGTCATCCCCATGCCACCGCCTACCGAAACGTTAAAGCCTTTCAATTGTCCTTCCTCAATGATTGCAATGAGGCCAAGATCTTGGGAATACACATCAACATCATTGGAAGGCGGCACAGCCATCCCGATCTTGAATTTCCGCGGCAGATACACCGGCCCATAAATCGGCTCCTGCTCCTCCTGGAGGCTGTCTACAATCTTCTCGCCGTCCAGCCAAATCTCATGATACGCACGCGAGCGCGGATCGAGATGACTGCTAAGCATACGTGCCCATTCGTATACCTCCGAATGAATTTCGGATTGATAAGGGTTCGGATTGCACATCACGTTACGGTTGACGTCACCGCAAGCAGCCAATGTACTAAGCATGGCTTCATTCACTTCTTGAATGGTGCTCTTCATATTCCACTTCAGTACGCCATGAAGCTGAAAAGATTGGCGTGTGGTCAAGCGAATCGTTCCGTTGGCATACTTTTGGGCTACATGGTCCATCATCAGCCATTGCTCCGGAGTTACGACACCGCCAGCGGCACGAACACGCAGCATGAACTGGTAAGCAGGCTCAAGCTTTTGCTTGTGTCGTTCGTTACGCAAATCCCGGTCATCCTGCATATAACTGCCGTGAAATTTCATCAGCCGGTTATCGTCTTCGGGAATCGATGCCGTAATGCGATCCTCTAATGTCTCTACAAGACTGCCACGCAGATAGTTGCTTCGACGCTTGATGTCCTCAACATCACTATGCGGCGCACTATGGGGTGATACTAGATTATTATCAGACATGTTCCTTTTTCTCCTCTCGAAAACCACAGGGATGATCTCAATACACATCCCGCTGATAACGTTTCTGTTGCTGCATGAGCGTCAGATATTCCGCAGCTTCTTCCGGACTCATGCCGCCTTCTTGCTCGAGAATGGACCCCAGGGCGGAATGCACATCATGAGCCATCTTCTTCTCATCGCCGCAAACATAGACGCAGGCTCCTTCTTGGAGCCACTGATATAGCTCCTTGCTCTTCTCCAGCATGCGGTGCTGTACGTACACTTTTTGGTCCGTATCCCGAGAGAAAGCAACATCCATACGCGTCAGTACTCCATCCTTCAACCAACGCTGCCATTCAATCTGATAGAGGAAGTCCGTTGAGAAATGCTGATCTCCGTAGAACAACCATGATTTCCCTTCTGCCCCCGTCTCTTCCCGTTCCCCCAGAAAGGCTCTGAAAGGTGCCACGCCTGTACCAGGTCCGATCATAATGATCGGAGTGTCCGAATTCTCAGGCAGCTTAAAGTTCGGGTTATGCTGAATGTATACCGGCAGCGAATCGCCAGCTTCCAGACGCTCTGCCAATTGTACGGAACATACGCCGTAGCGATGGCGGCCATGTGCTTCATAACGGACCGTTCGAACGGTAACATGAACTTCATCGGGAAATGCTTTGGAGCTGCTTGCGATAGAGTAAAGGCGGGCCGGAATCTTGCGTAGTATGGATACAAAATCACTCGCCGCCACTTGCTGCAGACCATAATCCTGTACCAGATCGAGTAAATCCCGTTCCTCAATATAGGTGCGCAATTCCTGCTCATGACCTGGCTTCAGCAATGATTGTAGTCCTTCATTCCCTGAAATCTTAACCACTTGCTCGATCAGAGGTTTCGTGAGAACCGTGATTTCATAGTGACGGAGCAAGGCATCTCGAAGCGTTCGCGCTTCACCATGCTTATTAATGACAACCACTTCATCAGCATTCCATCCCATAGCAGCGATGAGATCATCCACCAGCTGCGGGTGATTTTCCGGATAGATTCCCAAGCTATCGCCCGGCTCATACTGCAAATTCGAACCTTCAAGAGAAATTTCGATATGGCGTGTTTCACGGTCGGATCCTCTTCCGTTCAAGTTCAAATTTTCGAGGATTTCCGCTTGAAATGGATGGCTTCTTGAAAATTCCGATTCCGTACTATCGCTCAGGGCTACCGCACTCCCATTTTCAACAACGGATGATCCCGCTCCAGCCTCGTTCAACGATAGAAGAACCTGATTCATCCAATCTGCAGCCGACTCATCAAAGTCCACATCGCAATCTACTCTTGGCGTCAGCCGCTTGCCGCCCAATTCCTCGAGCCGCTTGTCGAAATCTTTACCCGTTTGGCAGAAAAATTCATACGAGGTATCCCCCAGCGCCAGTACGGAATATTGAAGATGGTCTACCTGAGGTGCTCGCTTGCTATGCAAAAATTCATAGAATGGGATTGCATTATCCGGCGGTTCACCCTCTCCATGCGTACTGACGATAATCAGGAGATTCTGTAACTTCTTCAGATTATTCGGTTTAAAATCGCTCATAGAAGACATCGTGACCTGCAGGCCAACCTCTTCCAGCTTCTTCGATAACTTTTTCGATAATCCATGACCATTGCCTGTCTGTGATCCGTATAGGATGGTGACTTCTTTAGCAGCTGTTGCCACTGGCGCCGATACAGCGGCTAACGTGTTCGCTTGCGGTGCTGCCACAACTGCTGCTGCGGCTGCCGTTCCCTGTAATGCAGCGATAAATCCGCTGAGCCAGGTCCGCTGGGATTCTGTCAGTGTGGGCAGTAGGCGGTTCAGCAGCTCCACCTGTTCCTGATTAAAAGGACTGTTCATTACTTGAAGTTCCAACAATATCCACCTCTCAAAAGCGCACATTATTAATTCCTACTATTACGATACAATTAATTTTATTTCTCCTTTGAACCTATCACAGCTTACCTGGACCGGTCAATTACAATGTTCTTATAGCATTTATCAGTTTTACTAATAAATCGGATTTTCCGAGTTTAACTATAAGTGAAACTCCACCAGCTTTAAAGAATATCGATATCCCCGAATGGTAATGATACCAATGATAAGGAGGAAGATATCGGATGCAAAATCAGGATTGTAATTTTACGCCGCTGAAAAACAAATTAAAGGAACAGCTCTCGGATATCACCAGACAATTACAGCATATCATCGTCAATTTGGACCAGGATAGTTCATGTCTGCTGGGTGAGTTAGACCTTGTCAGAACTAAATTTTTGGAAGCTGAATCGATTTCATCAACGTATTATCTCAATTGTTTTCTCTTCCCCTTCACAAGCAAATACCAAGAAATCGCGAAATCCATATATCATCTCAGTCAAAAAAAACGGGGTGCGCTCATTGTGATTCAACGGGAAGATGGTCTGGATTCGTTAATAACGCCAGGGATTCCCTTGTCTGCAGAAATCACAAGTCCCTTGCTTGAATCCATATTTGTTCCCGGCAGCCCGCTGCACGATGGGGCTGTGCTCGTACGTAAAGAGATGATTATTTCCGCCGCAAACGTGTTGCCTTTAACAGCAAAAACCTATGGTGAACGTAAGCTCGGAACCCGTCACCGTGCA
Above is a window of Paenibacillus sp. FSL K6-1330 DNA encoding:
- the cdaS gene encoding sporulation-specific diadenylate cyclase CdaS, which gives rise to MQNQDCNFTPLKNKLKEQLSDITRQLQHIIVNLDQDSSCLLGELDLVRTKFLEAESISSTYYLNCFLFPFTSKYQEIAKSIYHLSQKKRGALIVIQREDGLDSLITPGIPLSAEITSPLLESIFVPGSPLHDGAVLVRKEMIISAANVLPLTAKTYGERKLGTRHRAAIGLSEISDALVLVVSEETGKTSFCMKGTLYPLSISSP
- a CDS encoding assimilatory sulfite reductase (NADPH) flavoprotein subunit — translated: MELQVMNSPFNQEQVELLNRLLPTLTESQRTWLSGFIAALQGTAAAAAVVAAPQANTLAAVSAPVATAAKEVTILYGSQTGNGHGLSKKLSKKLEEVGLQVTMSSMSDFKPNNLKKLQNLLIIVSTHGEGEPPDNAIPFYEFLHSKRAPQVDHLQYSVLALGDTSYEFFCQTGKDFDKRLEELGGKRLTPRVDCDVDFDESAADWMNQVLLSLNEAGAGSSVVENGSAVALSDSTESEFSRSHPFQAEILENLNLNGRGSDRETRHIEISLEGSNLQYEPGDSLGIYPENHPQLVDDLIAAMGWNADEVVVINKHGEARTLRDALLRHYEITVLTKPLIEQVVKISGNEGLQSLLKPGHEQELRTYIEERDLLDLVQDYGLQQVAASDFVSILRKIPARLYSIASSSKAFPDEVHVTVRTVRYEAHGRHRYGVCSVQLAERLEAGDSLPVYIQHNPNFKLPENSDTPIIMIGPGTGVAPFRAFLGEREETGAEGKSWLFYGDQHFSTDFLYQIEWQRWLKDGVLTRMDVAFSRDTDQKVYVQHRMLEKSKELYQWLQEGACVYVCGDEKKMAHDVHSALGSILEQEGGMSPEEAAEYLTLMQQQKRYQRDVY